The Chryseolinea soli nucleotide sequence CCTTCCTTTAGGTGATGTCCGGCCAGCACATCGATCAACGCCACGGGCATCTTCAACGATTCGCCGCCAGGCATCCCGTTCATATACATAAAACCCGCCTCTGCCTGGATCACGGCATCGTAGCCCACACGGGCATCGTGCGAGCCATAACCGGTGATCTGACCATAGATCAGGTTGGGCTGGAGTGTTTTGAGGGTGTCATAGTCCACCCCAAGCCGGGCAGCGTCGCCGGGTTTATAGCTGGCAATGACGATATCGGATTGGCGGACCAGGGCGTGGACCGTCCGGCGGCCTTCGTCGGTGTCGAGCTTTACGGCGATGGACTTTTTGCCAAAGTTCACGGCACAGAAATAGGCCGAGCGGTCGTCGGTTTGTTCGCCGGCGGCCTTCCAGGTGCGGGTCACGTCGCCACCCGATGCGGGGTTTTCGACCTTGATCACTTCCGCGCCGAGCTCTGCAAAAAACTGGCCTACACTGGGGCCGGCCAATACAGTGGCCAATTCCAATATTCTCAGGTGCTCAAACATGTATCTATATCGTTTGAAAGAGACGATTAAAGGCAAAATCCTTACTTCGGCTCAAATTGTAAATCATTTCTCGCATTTTTGTGTTTTGGCCATTACAAAACATTGAAAATGAAGCGAATTGTTATTGCTGCACTCACCCTTGTCAGCCTGGCGGGATGCCTCGCAAAAAAAGAAACGCAGCAAGTATTAAAGACCGGCACCTGGCGCGCCACCATCGAAATACAAGGCCAGCCCTTGCCCTTCAATCTCGACATTGAAAAAGACAACGCCGACGGCTACGATGTGTACCTGCGCAATGCAGAAGAACGTCTGCTCCTGGATGAAGTGACGGTGAACGGCGATTCAGTCGATATCGTCCTTCACGTGTTCGACGCCGACATCAAAGCACGCATCAAAGGCGATACGCTGCAGGGGGAGTTCATCAAGAACTACGAGAAAGATTATAACCTTCCCTTCCTGGCGGTATACGGACAAACCTATCGCTTTGAAAAAGGTCTGAAGCAGGACAGCGTTCCCGACTTCAGCGGCAAGTATGCCGTGAACTTCATTCACGAGACCGACACCACGGTAGCGGTAGGCATCTTCAAACAAATCGGCGATAGCGTGACCGGCACGTTCCTGACCCCCACAGGCGACTACCGTTACCTGCAAGGCAACGTAGCCAATGGCATGATGCAACTGAGCACATTCGATGGCAACCACGCCTATATCTTCACCGCCATCAAAACACCCGAGGGCAAACTGATGGGCGAATACTACTCCGGCAAGACCTGGATGGAATTCTGGGAAGGCGAAAAAAATGACAACGCCGCACTCCCCGACGCCGAGAAACTCACCTTCCTGAAAGAAGGCTACGAGACCGTCGCGTTCACCTTTCCGGATGTGACCGGCAAAAAAGTGAGCCTGACCGACGACAAGTACAAGAACAAAGTGGTCATCCTCCAACTCTTCGGAACGTGGTGCCCCAATTGTATGGACGAAACAAAATTCCTGGCACCGTGGTATAAAGAAAACAACAAGCGCGGCGTCGAGATCATCGGCATGGCGTATGAGCGCAAACCTGATTTCGAGTATGCCAGCGGCCGCGTGAAAAAAATGGCCGAGAAGCTGGGCGTGACATACGACTTTGTGATCGGTGGCACAAACGACAAGGCCCTTGCCTCGGAAACCTTGCCGATGCTGAATGCCGTGGTAGCATTTCCCACCACCATATTCATCGGTAAAGACGGCAAAGTGAAGAAAATTCACACCGGGTTTTCCGGACCAGGCACGGGACTTTATTACGAACAGTTCGTACAGCATTTTAACGAAACCGTAAATGAACTTTTACGGGAAGATGCGACTTCTACGATTACACCATAGTTTCGTAATTTTATAGGGATATGAAGAAAAGAGTTGTTGTCGGTTTGTCGGGAGGAGTGGACTCCAGCGTCACGGCGTACCTGTTGAAAGAACAGGGCTACGAAGTGATCGGCATGTTCATGAAGAACTGGCACGACGACACCGTGACCATCAGCAACGAATGCCCCTGGCTGGACGACAGCAACGACGCCATGATCGTGGCACAGCATCTGGGCATTCCTTTTCAAGCCATCGATCTCAGCAAGGAATATAAAGAGCGCATCGTCGACTATATGTTCGCCGAATATCAGGCCGGGCGCACGCCCAATCCCGATGTGCTGTGCAACCGTGAGATCAAGTTTGATATTTTTCTACAGACCGCTTTAAAACTGGGCGCCGAATATGTGGCCACGGGTCACTATGCGCGCAAAGATTCTTTTGAGAAAGACGGCAAGACCGTATACCGGTTGCTGAGCGGCAAAGATCCCAACAAAGATCAAAGCTATTTTCTTTGCCAACTCACGCAAGAACAATTATCGAAGGCGCTGTTCCCCATCGGCGAATTGCTGAAGCCGGAAGTGCGCGCCATCGCGAAGAAGATCGATTTGGTTACGGCCGATAAAAAAGATTCACAAGGGCTCTGCTTTGTGGGCAAAGTGCACTTGCCTGATTTCTTACAACAACGCCTGCAACCCAAAACGGGCAAGGTGATCGAGATCGATGCGGAAGCCGCCGTTTTCAAAAATGGTTATGCGGCCGATGATCTCCGTTCGCTTTCTGCGCACTACGAATTGGCACCCGAACAAGGTGAAGTGATCGGCGAACACAAAGGCGCTCATTACTACACCATCGGGCAGCGCAAAGGCCTCAACCTCGGCGGCTTTGAAAAGCCGTTGTTTGTGATTGGCACAGACACTGAAAAGAATGTGATCTACACCGGCATGGGAGAAGATCATCCCGGACTTTATCGCAAGGCGTTGTTTATTCCGAACAGCGACGAGCACTGGATTCGCAAAGATCTTGCCTTAGCGGTGGGTGAGTCAAAAGATTATCTCACGCGCATCCGTTACCGTCAGCCCTTGATGGGGTGCACGCTGCACAAGAGAGAAGAAGGGCTATACATCACGTTCGAAAACCCTCAAAAAAGTATTACGCCCGGACAATTCGCCGCATGGTATGATGGCGAGGAATTGATTGGATCGGGTGTTATTTCGTAACTTTCAAAATACCCATTACACTCTTTTCGATGAATACGATCGGCCGCGAGGCGTAAGAAATATGCCGAGGCCAATGAACCCGTTAGCAACATGAATTACTATCAAATTCTGGGTGTGCGTGAAGATGCCGGTTACGACGAAATCAAGCGAGCATACCGTAAGCTCATGAAAATTTACCATCCCGACAAAAATTCGACGGCAGCTGCGGCAGAATTCTCAAAAAAGATTAACGAAGCTTACGAGGTGTTGTCCGACACGTTGAAACGTGCCCAATACGACACACAACGACACTACACGTCCTCCAGTCGATATGCTTACCAGGACGCTTATCGTGAAACCAGCGACCGCGAACGTAGAGAAGCTGAGGCGCGACGGCAACGGGAAGCGGAAACGTGGAGACGCTACCGGCAAAAACAGGAAGAGGAGACAAAGGCGGGGAAACACCAACGGCGACAGGCTATCTATCCGGTCATTCGATGGCTCAACCTGGCAGTTGCAATAGTTTCGTTACTCTTCCTTTTGGACAACTACGTTTCGGTTACCCGCAACAGCAGCATCACAGCGGGCTGGCGTGTGGGCCTTACCGGAGGAGATACCGTGGATTTTTTACGCGACAACCACCTTGCGTTCGAGTTGCCCAAAGGCGTTCGCGTGAATTATGATTACGATCGGGATTCACTGCGCATGCCTGTACAATTCACCATTTCATCCGTGCGCCACGTCGCCAAATCGGTAGTGATCAAAGATGGTAACAGGCTCGTTCAAATTCCGTTGACCTCAACGGATTATCAAAGCACCCCATTTTGGTGGATGCTTTCTTTGTTATGTTCCGTGGTTGTTCTGTTTTGTAAAGACTATACGGATACCGCTTATAAGCTTGCGCTTGTTTCGCTCGGTCTTTTGTTGTTTGCCTGGATGTCTTTTTCAGGACACCACGGCGAGCAATTTTATCGATAACTTAGGGAAATTATATTCGTGACCTACTACGAGATCCTTGGCATTTCCGGCGCGGCATCGATCGAAGAGATCAAGACTGCCTATAGCAGGTTGATCAGCACACACCCTAACGAAGTGAACCATGCGGTCGTACAGTTGAAAGAAGCTTATGGCGTACTCTCCGACCCCGTTCGAAAACAGCAATACGATCATAGTCTCTATGGTCCCCCACCACAGCCTGTTGTGGAGTATGAAGAGGATCCGCGAGGCGTTTATCGCCGGGAATACATTCAACGAAAGCAACGCGAAAAACAAGAGGAAGAGCGACGACTGGATCGGCAGCGACAGAACATTTTCCGGATCATGCGACGAGTCAATTTTGTTATTCTCGCTTATGCGGTTCTCTTGACGATCGACTATTGTTTGCCCGCTAGAGTTTACCAGGAAGTAGGCGTGGACGGCTGGCAGAAGACTTTTGGTCGAAGGCGTGGGAAGGGAAACCTTGTCTACAGCTTCATGGAAACGACGCACTTCACCTTGACCGTTTCCTACGAACTTCTCCAACGCTACGACTTTGACGCAAAGGAGAAAGAGCCGCTCGTGGTCAAGGCAACCCAGATTTGCAGAATACCAACAACCGTGTCACTCGCCGGTAAAGAGTCAACGCAGACCTATCGTGTTCTCAGTTCACCCTTTTCCGATGGCATCGCACGCCCCTTGATCCTTCTGATTGTGACCACTATGATACTTTTGTTTCGAAAGTATTCCTATGTCAACTATATGAACTGCTTTATGCCGGTACTGCTGTTCTTCCTGATGGTTCCGCCCTGGTTCCATTTCTAAGATTCTCTGAATCCACTCACCCCACCGGAAACAATAAACTTCATAGCTGTAGGCCCCGAGATATTCAAAGGCTTGATGTTCTCTTTCGAGACAAAATAATGAAAGCCCGAAAAGGCATACGAATGGGGAAAGTAAACCACCACCATATCGGTCAACCCCAGTTCCGTCAGGTCGGGCTGGGTGATGAAGCCGATCTGGTATAGATTATTATCCTTGTTGATGCGCACCAGCACCGGCTTGTTGAATTTCTTTTTATCGCCCACGAAGGCGCCCAGCAAATCTTTTACAGCCGAGTAGATCAATTTCACCAAAGGAATTCTGTTCATCCCGTGATCGAACCAATCCGCCACCGTCTTGAACGCAAAGTTGGTGGTCAGGTATCCAAAGCCGGTGATCGTAATGATGATGATGGCAAATCCCAATCCCGGGTAGGGAAGATTCAGTAGTTTATCGAGACTTTGAAAGGAGAAGTATATAAAATAGGCCGTAGCAACAAGGGGTACGATAAAAAGCGTACCGCTAAAAAAGTAACGAATAAAACGCCTGAAAGTACTATCCATGGGGTTACGTTTACACTACTCTCCTACTCCTTCAAAAAAAATCCACTGATCAGTGCAGCACGATCATTTTGGCAAGCGCCAGGCGTACCACCTCGTCCACTTGTTCTTCCAGGGTGACGTGCGTGGTGTCGAGCACGAGCGCGTCGTCTGCCTGGCGGAGTGGACTTTCCTTGCGGGTGGTGTCGATCTTGTCGCGTTGTAAAATATTCTCCACCACGTCGTCGAGGTCGACCATCTGGTTTTTCTCCAGTAGTTCGCGTTGTCTTCGAAAAGCGCGCGTCAACAAGTCGGCCGTCATGAAGACCTTCAGGTCGGCCTGGGGAAACACCACCGTGCCGATGTCGCGGCCGTCCATGACCACGCCGCGTTCTTTTCCCAGGCGTCGTTGTTGCTCCACCATGGCCACGCGCACTTCTTTGATGGTGCTCACGGGGCTTACCATTTCCGATACGCGCATGGTGCGGATGGTCTTTTCAACGTTGAGACCATTGAGATAGGTTTCCGATTTGTTTTTTGTACTGATCTTAAAGGTAATATGAATATCCTGTAGCGCACGGGCCACCTCCTTGGGGTTGGTCATGGCCACATGGTGGTCCAGGAAATAGAGCGTGACGGCGCGGTACATGGCACCGGTGTCGATGTAGCGATAGCCGAGAATATTGGAGACCTCTTTTGCCGTACTGCTCTTTCCGCAAGCCGAATATCCGTCGATGGCGATGACGATTTTACGAAAGTTCATCAGCAATCCTTTTGAGGACAAGGGATCGGTTTTCCGGGTTTCAGCTTTTTATGCTTTTTGGCATGATGCGACGACGAGCAGGCTTCCACCAGAAGTACCAGCACCATCAGGAGGGAAAAACGAATAATTCTCTTCACAGTGTTGCTATTGTTTGGACCAAAAATAGGGCAAATGATGCCACAAACCTTTCTCTCCGACACTTTATTTTGACCACTTGGCCAAAATCCAGCCCCTGCCGGCGCGTTTCCGCACACCGCCCGCCGTCACCCTGCCGGTTGGTCCGGGATGGAAAAATAGATGTTTGTACCCGCATACCCCATGCTTTTACCGGTGTGCTTTAGTAAATTGTAAAAAAAACAAGGTGTAATGGAAACGAATGATCAAGGCAAAAACGAAAAGACCTTCAACAATTTCGGCAAAAAAATAGACGATTTCATGGTCGAGCTCAACGAAGCCGGCGAACGACTGCAAAAGGAATTCCATCTAAAATACGAAGAACTGAAAGTGTCGGCCGAGAAAATGCGCAACGACGCCGAGAACAAAGAGCGCTGGCGCGAGGTGGAAGCCAGTCTGAAAAAGGCCGGCGACGAATTAAGCAACGCCTTCAAGGCGGCCTTCAAGAAGAAGGAAGATCCGAAGTGATCACATCCCTAAAAAGAAAATCGTTGCGCCCTGTATAGGCGCAACGATCTACTATTCATACCCGGTTATTACACCTTTGCCAATTTCCATTTTCCCTGCCGAAAAATGATGATGCCGGCAATCGCCATGAGCGATTCGGCAATGGCGATGGCAGCATACACGCCTCTCGTGCCCACATGGAATCTCTCCGCCAGCAAATAGGCCAACGGAATTTGAAAAAGCCAGAAGCCCACAAAGCTGATCACCGTAGGTGTGCGCGTATCCCCTGCTCCGTTGAACGACTGGTTTATCACCATGCTAAACGCATAGAAGACATAGCCCAGTGAAACAATTTGCAGACACTCTGCACCTTGTTCAATCGCGATGGGATCTATGGAGAACAAGCCAATGATCGGCCGCGCCAGCAGAAAGAACACGATCGTAACACTTCCGAGGAAAACCATATTAAAGAAGGCCGCTCTCCATGCCGATTGCTCTGCACGTTCAGGATGACCTGCCCCCAGATTTTGCCCCACCAAGGTTGCCGCTGCATTGGCCATTCCCCACGCCGGCAGGATCGCGAATACGATTACGCGAATCGCAAACGTATAGCCTCCCAAAGCAGCTTCTCCAAAGCTGGACATGATGCGATTCAAAAAGATCCAACTGCCGGACCCGATTAGGAACTGGCCCGTGCTACCGGAAGATATCACCATGAGGCGCCAAACAATCTGCCACTGGGCCACCAGGTGTTTTGCATGAAGCTTGATGATCCCGTTCCCTTTCACCAAATGATAGAGTTGAAAAAGCACGCCAATGCTCCGGCCGGTGGTCGTCGCGATGGCAGCACCCTCCACACCAAAGGCTGGGACGGGCCCTAATCCAAAGATGAAAATCGGATCGAGGATCATGTTCACGAGGTTCGCCAGGATCAGCGATCGCATCGCGATAGAGGCATCACCCGCACCGCGAAAAACACCATTGATCAGGAACAGCAACATGATCGACATGTTTCCGGTGATCATCCACTTCGTATAGCCGGAGTTTTTTTCAATAAGCGATTCACTGGCCCCCATGAGGCGCAGCAAGTCCTCCGAAAACAAGACCCCAACCACACTGATCGCGAGCGACAACATTACCCCCAGCAAAATTGCCTGAGCCCCAGCTTCCTTGGCTGATTCAATATCTTTCTCGCCCACGCGGCGCGCGACCATGGCCGTGGCACCTATGCCCAGGCCCATCGCCAGAGAGTAAATCAAGCTGAGTAAAGACTCGGTCAAGCCGATGGTAGCGATCGCGCTGTTATCGTGCAACTGGCCGACAAAGAAAGCATCGACCACAGCGAACAGCGACTCCATGGCCATCTCCAGCACCATCGGAATGGATAAAAGAAGAATGGCCTTGTCGATGCTTAAGACAGTATAATCCTGTTGATCTCCTCTTATCGCTTGTTTGAAAAGTCGAAAAAAGGAATTGACTTTTATAGTAAATGACATGAAATGACTTTAAAAGATTGAGAAAAAAAAAATAAAAAAGAGACGAGCCTCCCGTA carries:
- a CDS encoding peroxiredoxin family protein, with amino-acid sequence MKRIVIAALTLVSLAGCLAKKETQQVLKTGTWRATIEIQGQPLPFNLDIEKDNADGYDVYLRNAEERLLLDEVTVNGDSVDIVLHVFDADIKARIKGDTLQGEFIKNYEKDYNLPFLAVYGQTYRFEKGLKQDSVPDFSGKYAVNFIHETDTTVAVGIFKQIGDSVTGTFLTPTGDYRYLQGNVANGMMQLSTFDGNHAYIFTAIKTPEGKLMGEYYSGKTWMEFWEGEKNDNAALPDAEKLTFLKEGYETVAFTFPDVTGKKVSLTDDKYKNKVVILQLFGTWCPNCMDETKFLAPWYKENNKRGVEIIGMAYERKPDFEYASGRVKKMAEKLGVTYDFVIGGTNDKALASETLPMLNAVVAFPTTIFIGKDGKVKKIHTGFSGPGTGLYYEQFVQHFNETVNELLREDATSTITP
- the cmk gene encoding (d)CMP kinase; the protein is MNFRKIVIAIDGYSACGKSSTAKEVSNILGYRYIDTGAMYRAVTLYFLDHHVAMTNPKEVARALQDIHITFKISTKNKSETYLNGLNVEKTIRTMRVSEMVSPVSTIKEVRVAMVEQQRRLGKERGVVMDGRDIGTVVFPQADLKVFMTADLLTRAFRRQRELLEKNQMVDLDDVVENILQRDKIDTTRKESPLRQADDALVLDTTHVTLEEQVDEVVRLALAKMIVLH
- a CDS encoding MATE family efflux transporter; its protein translation is MSFTIKVNSFFRLFKQAIRGDQQDYTVLSIDKAILLLSIPMVLEMAMESLFAVVDAFFVGQLHDNSAIATIGLTESLLSLIYSLAMGLGIGATAMVARRVGEKDIESAKEAGAQAILLGVMLSLAISVVGVLFSEDLLRLMGASESLIEKNSGYTKWMITGNMSIMLLFLINGVFRGAGDASIAMRSLILANLVNMILDPIFIFGLGPVPAFGVEGAAIATTTGRSIGVLFQLYHLVKGNGIIKLHAKHLVAQWQIVWRLMVISSGSTGQFLIGSGSWIFLNRIMSSFGEAALGGYTFAIRVIVFAILPAWGMANAAATLVGQNLGAGHPERAEQSAWRAAFFNMVFLGSVTIVFFLLARPIIGLFSIDPIAIEQGAECLQIVSLGYVFYAFSMVINQSFNGAGDTRTPTVISFVGFWLFQIPLAYLLAERFHVGTRGVYAAIAIAESLMAIAGIIIFRQGKWKLAKV
- a CDS encoding J domain-containing protein, coding for MTYYEILGISGAASIEEIKTAYSRLISTHPNEVNHAVVQLKEAYGVLSDPVRKQQYDHSLYGPPPQPVVEYEEDPRGVYRREYIQRKQREKQEEERRLDRQRQNIFRIMRRVNFVILAYAVLLTIDYCLPARVYQEVGVDGWQKTFGRRRGKGNLVYSFMETTHFTLTVSYELLQRYDFDAKEKEPLVVKATQICRIPTTVSLAGKESTQTYRVLSSPFSDGIARPLILLIVTTMILLFRKYSYVNYMNCFMPVLLFFLMVPPWFHF
- a CDS encoding DUF502 domain-containing protein, whose amino-acid sequence is MDSTFRRFIRYFFSGTLFIVPLVATAYFIYFSFQSLDKLLNLPYPGLGFAIIIITITGFGYLTTNFAFKTVADWFDHGMNRIPLVKLIYSAVKDLLGAFVGDKKKFNKPVLVRINKDNNLYQIGFITQPDLTELGLTDMVVVYFPHSYAFSGFHYFVSKENIKPLNISGPTAMKFIVSGGVSGFRES
- the mnmA gene encoding tRNA 2-thiouridine(34) synthase MnmA, with the protein product MKKRVVVGLSGGVDSSVTAYLLKEQGYEVIGMFMKNWHDDTVTISNECPWLDDSNDAMIVAQHLGIPFQAIDLSKEYKERIVDYMFAEYQAGRTPNPDVLCNREIKFDIFLQTALKLGAEYVATGHYARKDSFEKDGKTVYRLLSGKDPNKDQSYFLCQLTQEQLSKALFPIGELLKPEVRAIAKKIDLVTADKKDSQGLCFVGKVHLPDFLQQRLQPKTGKVIEIDAEAAVFKNGYAADDLRSLSAHYELAPEQGEVIGEHKGAHYYTIGQRKGLNLGGFEKPLFVIGTDTEKNVIYTGMGEDHPGLYRKALFIPNSDEHWIRKDLALAVGESKDYLTRIRYRQPLMGCTLHKREEGLYITFENPQKSITPGQFAAWYDGEELIGSGVIS
- a CDS encoding J domain-containing protein, which gives rise to MNYYQILGVREDAGYDEIKRAYRKLMKIYHPDKNSTAAAAEFSKKINEAYEVLSDTLKRAQYDTQRHYTSSSRYAYQDAYRETSDRERREAEARRQREAETWRRYRQKQEEETKAGKHQRRQAIYPVIRWLNLAVAIVSLLFLLDNYVSVTRNSSITAGWRVGLTGGDTVDFLRDNHLAFELPKGVRVNYDYDRDSLRMPVQFTISSVRHVAKSVVIKDGNRLVQIPLTSTDYQSTPFWWMLSLLCSVVVLFCKDYTDTAYKLALVSLGLLLFAWMSFSGHHGEQFYR